A single genomic interval of Brevibacillus brevis harbors:
- a CDS encoding GGDEF domain-containing protein yields the protein MRERFSKNSKFISYQVLFLLFIIMLALFAVGMPALPLVPALLLVWTLVISLTGIIFGLLASLGLSLISLFAFGSMMIWGMYAGWTISFSFSDIVIWMGLFLGAAVLTGLIHRLVRQTVAEHQEMAGKFDELVTIDEVTGFSNEKRLLFDLEEEYSRSRRTGIPFSLMLIEVLYLDSFYRLYGPKEGDYLLSSLSTILRNNTRLTDRKFRLDRGEQGSGTFAVILSNSHEEGAEVVVKKIERLLSVHNLENDKKQVTLTIGFGISHYAEDVSDHLEMVQRAKQELEQYIQ from the coding sequence ATGAGGGAACGCTTCAGTAAAAACAGTAAATTTATCAGCTATCAAGTGTTGTTTTTGCTTTTCATCATTATGCTCGCCCTGTTCGCGGTGGGTATGCCTGCTCTGCCGCTGGTTCCAGCCTTACTGTTGGTCTGGACACTGGTCATTAGCCTGACGGGTATCATTTTTGGGCTGTTGGCTAGCCTGGGGCTCTCCCTGATCAGCTTGTTCGCTTTTGGCAGTATGATGATTTGGGGTATGTATGCCGGATGGACGATTTCCTTTTCTTTCTCTGACATCGTCATCTGGATGGGACTCTTTCTCGGTGCTGCCGTTCTGACCGGCTTGATCCATCGCTTGGTGAGGCAGACAGTGGCCGAGCATCAGGAGATGGCTGGGAAGTTTGATGAGCTGGTGACGATCGATGAAGTGACGGGTTTTTCCAATGAGAAACGACTACTCTTTGATTTGGAAGAAGAATATAGCCGCTCTCGCCGGACAGGCATCCCTTTTTCGCTGATGCTCATTGAAGTCCTGTATCTCGATTCCTTCTATCGCTTGTACGGACCCAAGGAGGGAGATTATCTGCTCAGCTCGCTCTCAACCATTCTACGCAACAACACGCGATTGACAGACCGCAAGTTTCGTCTCGACCGCGGGGAGCAGGGCTCAGGAACTTTCGCTGTTATTTTGAGCAACAGCCATGAGGAAGGGGCGGAAGTAGTCGTCAAAAAGATCGAAAGGCTCCTATCCGTCCACAATTTGGAGAATGACAAAAAGCAGGTCACACTGACGATCGGGTTTGGAATCAGTCATTACGCAGAAGATGTAAGTGACCATTTGGAGATGGTGCAACGTGCCAAACAAGAGCTGGAACAATACATTCAATAA
- a CDS encoding polysaccharide deacetylase family protein, translating to MPNKSWNNTFNNRCRIVVSMLMVLLLLTGTGDKLYAAEGAGQEPEVLIVYSTQDGALTDEVRMLDMVLGHYSSKLTYVADEVLTERDLDGVTHLVYYGSISKDLSSSSRQIMQRFPGTWLALGKNVEQLGARFSFFQVNGQVDIQKVSKPKGVDQVLLNDNYLVGHVSLSKGDVLLEGWKGMYTYPLMVQYGKTAYFASSNFTSPFSLFVSEALHEVFKQPHDAGRYALIRLEDVHPHSDPKLVWEAGSYLADKGIPFVIALIPVYENSETHEMVHLKDRPEMLKVLRELQKRGASIVLHGYMHHYRNSETGEGSEFWDIENNTPISKAPEDETPLKKRYAFASQAEYETYQQSLKEYEEHYIQTRMETGIKELTELGLAPVAFEAPHYTMSQKGYEVMARYFPYVLGQLQFNDRDWVHMGAPPFVSKPAFLHGMTLLPETIGYYDPSSSTPMQDIKDKYREVSFVRDGMVSMFFHPYLGVKPLKEMIAYVETLPDVKWIDVRGLSGQEISLDSGQEASEPTILAESLEEQGTTLKITDIYQNLHDFLRENGWVQLVLWGIAGLVSVMVMLFMLYTWRNRANLRKQLFMERDLDG from the coding sequence GTGCCAAACAAGAGCTGGAACAATACATTCAATAATCGCTGCCGCATAGTCGTGTCTATGCTCATGGTGCTCTTGCTGCTGACTGGAACAGGGGATAAGCTGTACGCTGCGGAGGGAGCGGGACAAGAGCCAGAGGTACTGATTGTCTACTCGACCCAAGACGGAGCCTTGACGGATGAAGTGCGCATGCTTGACATGGTGCTGGGACATTACAGCTCAAAGCTCACCTATGTGGCGGATGAGGTATTGACCGAGCGAGATTTGGATGGAGTCACACACCTCGTCTATTACGGTAGCATCTCGAAAGATTTAAGCAGTTCTTCGAGGCAAATCATGCAACGCTTTCCTGGCACCTGGCTTGCGCTTGGCAAAAACGTGGAGCAGTTGGGAGCGCGGTTTTCCTTTTTCCAGGTGAACGGACAGGTGGATATCCAGAAGGTATCAAAGCCTAAGGGTGTTGACCAAGTCCTGCTGAATGACAACTATTTGGTGGGGCATGTCTCGCTATCTAAAGGAGATGTTTTGCTTGAGGGCTGGAAGGGGATGTATACATACCCGCTGATGGTTCAGTACGGAAAGACAGCGTATTTTGCCAGCTCAAATTTCACTTCGCCCTTCTCCCTCTTTGTGTCAGAAGCACTGCACGAGGTTTTCAAGCAGCCGCATGACGCGGGGCGTTACGCGTTGATCCGTCTGGAGGATGTACACCCTCACTCTGATCCGAAGCTGGTCTGGGAGGCGGGGAGTTATTTAGCAGACAAGGGGATTCCTTTCGTCATTGCGCTTATCCCGGTGTACGAAAACTCCGAGACGCACGAGATGGTCCATCTGAAGGATCGCCCAGAGATGCTCAAGGTGCTGCGGGAATTGCAAAAAAGAGGAGCAAGCATCGTATTGCACGGATACATGCACCACTATCGCAATTCAGAAACAGGGGAAGGGTCTGAGTTTTGGGACATTGAAAACAATACGCCAATCTCCAAAGCTCCGGAAGATGAGACGCCTTTGAAGAAAAGATATGCGTTCGCATCTCAGGCCGAGTATGAGACTTATCAGCAGTCGCTGAAAGAATATGAGGAGCATTATATACAGACACGCATGGAGACAGGAATCAAGGAACTGACCGAGTTGGGGCTTGCTCCTGTCGCTTTTGAAGCTCCGCACTACACGATGAGCCAAAAAGGGTACGAGGTCATGGCTCGCTACTTTCCTTATGTCCTTGGCCAGCTTCAGTTTAATGACAGGGACTGGGTACACATGGGAGCACCTCCTTTTGTGTCGAAGCCGGCCTTTTTGCACGGAATGACCCTCCTGCCGGAAACAATCGGGTATTATGATCCCTCCTCTTCTACCCCGATGCAGGATATCAAGGACAAATACAGAGAAGTCAGCTTTGTACGAGATGGCATGGTCAGCATGTTTTTTCACCCATATTTAGGAGTAAAGCCTTTAAAAGAAATGATTGCCTACGTGGAAACCCTGCCTGATGTGAAGTGGATAGACGTCCGCGGGCTGAGTGGACAGGAAATCAGTCTGGATAGCGGTCAGGAAGCCAGTGAGCCAACTATCCTCGCCGAGTCTTTAGAAGAGCAGGGTACGACGTTGAAGATTACGGATATTTACCAAAATCTTCACGATTTCCTGCGTGAAAATGGGTGGGTACAGCTCGTGCTATGGGGCATTGCCGGACTCGTGTCTGTCATGGTCATGCTGTTTATGCTGTATACGTGGCGCAATCGGGCTAACCTGCGCAAACAACTATTTATGGAGCGTGATCTCGATGGCTAA
- a CDS encoding glycosyltransferase family 2 protein, producing the protein MANALFYLSLSVIWIMLLYHMFLMQGGYFHYLRYRRPIPEWEKNQHPLPKVSVLIPAHNEEVVIERTIKAMLRLDYPKDKLEIVVINDNSRDRTGEIADKYASKYPYVKVVHTKPPHAGKGKSGALNQGLAHSTGDVIVVYDADNTPERKAVYYLVLALLNDPKAGAVVGKFRVVNAATNLLTRFINIETICFQWMAQAGRFFWFRVTTIPGTNFAIRRSLVEELGGWDEKALAEDTELTIRVYNEGYYIRFFPAAITWEQEPESWKVWWKQRTRWARGNQYVVLKFMWRIFSLRKKSIMFDLIYFFFTYFLFFMGVIVSDVLFVTNMFVDLHLQVGIVAMILWILAYFLYVTEVMIALSIERTELNVKNFLIVLLMYFTYSQLWIVLVVYALYLEFKRVVFRQELKWYKTERFAADKKSAPPVERQV; encoded by the coding sequence ATGGCTAATGCTTTATTTTATCTCTCCCTGTCTGTCATCTGGATTATGCTCTTGTACCATATGTTCTTGATGCAGGGTGGGTATTTTCACTACCTGCGATATAGACGCCCTATTCCAGAGTGGGAAAAAAACCAGCATCCGCTGCCAAAGGTAAGCGTCCTGATCCCCGCTCACAATGAGGAAGTCGTCATCGAACGGACCATCAAGGCGATGCTGAGGTTGGATTATCCGAAAGATAAGCTGGAGATTGTCGTCATCAATGACAACTCGCGTGATCGCACGGGGGAAATCGCCGATAAATACGCCAGCAAATACCCGTACGTGAAGGTGGTCCACACCAAGCCTCCTCATGCCGGAAAAGGAAAATCGGGTGCGCTTAACCAGGGCTTGGCTCATTCCACAGGAGACGTCATCGTGGTCTATGACGCTGATAATACGCCAGAGCGCAAAGCCGTCTACTACCTCGTTCTGGCACTGTTAAACGACCCAAAGGCAGGGGCTGTTGTTGGCAAGTTCAGGGTGGTCAACGCCGCCACGAATTTGCTTACCCGTTTTATCAACATCGAGACGATCTGCTTCCAATGGATGGCGCAGGCAGGACGATTTTTCTGGTTCCGGGTGACGACGATTCCGGGGACCAACTTTGCCATTCGCCGCAGCCTGGTTGAGGAACTGGGTGGCTGGGATGAAAAAGCTCTCGCGGAAGACACCGAGCTGACGATCCGTGTCTACAATGAGGGCTACTATATTCGTTTCTTCCCGGCGGCGATCACCTGGGAGCAGGAGCCTGAAAGCTGGAAGGTGTGGTGGAAGCAAAGGACGCGATGGGCGCGAGGGAATCAGTACGTTGTGCTGAAGTTCATGTGGAGAATTTTCTCTTTGCGAAAGAAAAGCATCATGTTTGATTTGATCTACTTCTTCTTCACCTATTTCCTGTTCTTTATGGGTGTAATCGTATCGGATGTACTTTTTGTGACGAATATGTTCGTTGATTTGCATTTGCAGGTAGGCATTGTCGCTATGATTCTCTGGATTTTGGCTTATTTCCTGTACGTCACGGAAGTAATGATCGCACTTAGTATTGAACGGACTGAATTGAATGTAAAAAACTTCTTGATTGTATTGTTGATGTATTTTACGTACTCGCAGCTCTGGATTGTCCTGGTCGTCTATGCCTTGTACCTGGAGTTCAAGCGGGTTGTATTTCGACAGGAGCTTAAATGGTATAAGACAGAGCGTTTCGCGGCAGATAAGAAGTCCGCACCGCCAGTAGAAAGACAGGTGTAA
- a CDS encoding cellulose biosynthesis cyclic di-GMP-binding regulatory protein BcsB, translating to MKRNNWKPAFALLTVTALLFGQGVGTIYAQGTTAPTQAGATAPSGQAIRQAVFTFSNLAKQAKTTYASNGIDKTPGTVLRFTSEPVTLDGVNESFAYFYSVPRATIGSNNYLEISFSHSELLNGTRSTLTVSVDDKPLKSVFLTKETAQQGKIRIPLGADETALGFHKITITKHSLLTDNICDDQNDPANWVKIDKSSFAFLDTQAVTSSADLLREYPVPFVEPGNSTEVFTKIVVPDAADQDVVAAALKVATSLSAQTATKRPIPIMTESEWKAKGELGHVIALGNPEGWTGPLKTLVAEQGIATREQKLGLDYYQMRVNQSAEAKLMLLVSRGKETNFAETIHLLTDKEMNKQLAGNQLTVKQVPRVQAAEQSPISLSLASGGYSHVMLEHGSSRTEQVTLKIPSHWKITGDVTLDLKLKISPLLMQKYEGEDKPQHQLTVTVNGVPYTVMLQQLKAVDDNDNYHVSIPISQSVIKEANHALTVSFSASMNQKGDVCAPENNMGRWVFVDKESSLNVPHEVPAQRSFRYWPAPYVQDAGLKDTAFLLPEKWTGSYLSQFSMLMNNMLSEVSNQKGSSFVIFQEPLNEKALQEIASYNVIAMGDIEQYPSLQKVQGQLLINEAKQLNQYHVINETSRYVAWVQPSIWNQERTLSVFQSADKSKASQGTFLHADLLEYLKNSNEDGQIVVMSKSNEVLSIQLEDHEEKQTKGINEVVGNIPLWLIGVILVVFLIVLVIFIRLLKKEKEKSRRRK from the coding sequence ATGAAGAGAAACAATTGGAAACCGGCGTTTGCGCTATTGACCGTAACCGCCCTCCTTTTTGGGCAAGGCGTGGGTACGATCTACGCTCAAGGTACGACAGCACCGACACAAGCCGGGGCAACTGCGCCATCGGGACAGGCGATACGCCAAGCTGTGTTTACCTTTTCAAACCTAGCCAAGCAAGCAAAAACGACATACGCATCCAATGGAATTGACAAGACACCAGGAACTGTTTTGCGTTTTACGAGCGAACCGGTCACATTGGATGGGGTCAACGAGTCCTTTGCTTACTTCTACAGTGTTCCGCGTGCAACCATTGGAAGCAACAACTATCTGGAAATCTCATTTAGTCACTCCGAGCTGCTGAACGGCACACGTTCTACTTTGACGGTAAGTGTCGACGACAAGCCGTTGAAAAGCGTGTTTTTAACCAAGGAGACTGCCCAGCAAGGGAAAATCAGAATACCGCTGGGAGCGGACGAGACGGCGCTCGGCTTCCACAAAATTACCATCACCAAGCATAGCCTGCTCACCGACAACATTTGCGACGATCAGAACGATCCTGCGAACTGGGTAAAAATCGATAAAAGCTCCTTTGCTTTTCTGGATACGCAGGCCGTAACCTCGTCTGCCGATCTGTTGAGAGAGTACCCGGTACCGTTTGTAGAGCCGGGCAATTCGACTGAAGTGTTTACCAAGATCGTCGTTCCTGATGCCGCCGATCAAGATGTGGTAGCAGCCGCACTGAAGGTAGCCACATCCTTGTCTGCCCAGACAGCTACGAAACGCCCGATCCCGATCATGACAGAGAGCGAGTGGAAAGCAAAGGGAGAATTGGGACACGTCATCGCGCTCGGCAATCCGGAAGGCTGGACTGGCCCGCTTAAAACACTGGTTGCTGAACAGGGGATTGCAACCAGGGAACAAAAGCTGGGGCTCGATTACTATCAGATGAGAGTGAATCAATCTGCTGAGGCCAAGCTCATGCTCTTGGTGTCGAGAGGCAAGGAGACAAACTTTGCCGAGACGATTCATCTGCTGACAGATAAGGAAATGAACAAGCAGTTGGCAGGGAATCAACTGACTGTCAAGCAGGTTCCCCGTGTACAGGCAGCAGAGCAAAGTCCGATTTCTCTGTCGTTGGCTTCAGGCGGATATTCGCATGTGATGCTTGAGCACGGAAGCAGCCGTACCGAGCAGGTGACCTTGAAAATTCCGTCTCATTGGAAGATTACCGGGGATGTCACGCTTGATTTGAAACTGAAGATTTCCCCACTGCTCATGCAAAAGTACGAAGGGGAAGATAAGCCACAGCACCAGTTGACTGTAACGGTAAATGGCGTACCTTATACGGTCATGCTCCAGCAGTTGAAAGCAGTGGACGATAACGATAACTACCACGTGAGTATTCCCATTTCACAGTCTGTCATCAAAGAGGCGAATCATGCTCTGACGGTCTCTTTCTCGGCTTCGATGAACCAGAAGGGGGATGTGTGCGCGCCTGAGAACAACATGGGACGTTGGGTGTTTGTGGATAAGGAAAGTAGCCTGAACGTGCCACACGAGGTACCTGCACAGCGCAGCTTCCGATACTGGCCCGCTCCTTATGTGCAGGATGCAGGATTGAAGGACACCGCCTTCCTGCTGCCGGAAAAATGGACAGGTTCCTATTTGTCCCAGTTTTCGATGCTAATGAATAATATGCTGTCGGAGGTAAGCAATCAGAAGGGAAGCTCCTTCGTTATTTTCCAGGAACCGCTGAACGAGAAGGCCTTGCAGGAGATCGCCTCGTACAATGTGATTGCAATGGGGGATATTGAGCAGTACCCGAGTTTGCAGAAGGTTCAGGGACAGCTTTTGATCAATGAGGCCAAGCAGTTGAACCAATACCACGTCATTAACGAGACGAGCCGTTATGTGGCCTGGGTCCAGCCCTCGATCTGGAATCAAGAGCGGACGTTGAGTGTTTTCCAATCCGCAGACAAGAGTAAGGCTAGTCAGGGAACCTTCCTTCATGCTGATCTACTTGAATATCTGAAGAATTCCAACGAAGATGGGCAAATTGTTGTGATGAGCAAATCAAACGAGGTTCTCTCTATTCAGCTCGAAGATCATGAAGAGAAACAGACAAAAGGCATAAATGAGGTAGTAGGCAATATCCCGCTCTGGTTAATCGGAGTGATTTTGGTGGTATTCCTGATTGTATTGGTGATCTTTATTCGCTTGTTGAAAAAAGAGAAAGAAAAGTCTCGTAGACGAAAATAG
- a CDS encoding response regulator, translated as MNSILIVDDTAFTRHVLRSIFETLGLHVVAEAASGEEAVRNYCLYKPSLVTMDITMPGMNGLTASRKIMELDKDAKIIICSAVSRHDTVIKAIQAGARDFIAKPLQLERIEWAVQKVLGTGVDIRRRDRHVKQIAEVLV; from the coding sequence ATGAATAGCATTCTGATTGTTGATGATACGGCGTTTACGAGACATGTGCTGCGCAGCATATTTGAGACATTAGGACTGCATGTCGTTGCGGAAGCTGCTTCGGGAGAGGAGGCTGTTAGAAATTACTGCTTGTACAAACCATCACTCGTCACGATGGATATTACCATGCCCGGCATGAACGGTTTAACTGCTTCACGCAAAATCATGGAGTTGGATAAGGATGCCAAGATCATTATTTGCTCAGCAGTGTCTAGGCACGATACCGTCATTAAGGCGATTCAGGCAGGTGCGCGGGATTTCATCGCGAAGCCGCTGCAGCTGGAGCGAATCGAATGGGCTGTCCAAAAAGTGCTGGGAACAGGGGTAGATATTCGTCGTAGGGATAGACATGTGAAACAAATAGCTGAGGTGTTAGTATGA
- a CDS encoding NAD-dependent epimerase/dehydratase family protein: MKVLITGGYGFIGSFVGERFYKEGYKVFILDNLSSGNQKNVTFPHKAYELDVADKKCDEVFKSNKFDVVIHLAAQVSVAASMEDPLLDSNTNILGLVNMLKLSSKYGVSKFIFASSAAVYGMNENTPLLEDSACDPVSVYGINKHIGEMYCRKWTEMYGLRTVAFRLANVYGPRQSSVGEGGVISTFLTQINNGKEIVLHGDGSQTRDFIYVEDVADAIFRSVTADDTGVMNLSTNQESSINELIDVLGANQPLQGILRREKRPGDVDKSVLDNTRAKRRLDWIPMYSLAEGLEKTAQWYQETIAEKEQEQESEAKKTILWFRSWDARPYIENILAFVLVIFATVGTVNSGVFDLKLIYIVLIGAIYGTKQSLLSVILACGLFIGESLHNGRDVVSLLYDANVLFHIAVYFIIGIAVGYSIDKRNRDVLSKELQRQAIEEKYDFLKDIYNDVLLVKQELQQQIVNSEDSFGKIYNITKELDSLEPERVLQKSVKVLERIMKSDEIAIYTMNQNGSFLRLMAKSNKAGFDLPRSLKMSEHAYLTELMTMKKIIVNKELRHDMPLIAAPIFDKGKMVAVVTLQQLGFENFTMYTQNLFQVAVQLISSALSRSLRYLNSTQKDRYLEDTSILIPAYFSAMVKNKRDAKQQLNTDFTLLAVDSAQMDHHTLSAYIASSLREADYMGMDEAGDVYIILSNSNEEEANIVIDRLGRLGIASRIVQEKDQDRFSLKDGVYA; the protein is encoded by the coding sequence ATGAAAGTTTTGATCACAGGTGGTTATGGGTTCATCGGTTCTTTTGTCGGGGAGAGATTTTATAAGGAAGGGTATAAAGTTTTCATCCTCGACAATCTCAGCTCAGGCAATCAGAAGAATGTCACATTTCCGCATAAGGCATACGAGCTGGATGTAGCGGATAAAAAATGTGATGAAGTATTTAAGAGCAACAAGTTCGATGTCGTCATACATTTAGCGGCCCAAGTGAGTGTTGCTGCATCCATGGAGGACCCCCTGCTGGATTCGAATACGAACATTCTTGGACTCGTGAATATGCTGAAGCTATCGAGCAAATATGGTGTGTCCAAATTTATTTTTGCGTCATCAGCCGCCGTTTACGGCATGAATGAAAATACACCGTTACTCGAAGATTCAGCGTGTGATCCGGTATCTGTTTATGGAATAAACAAGCATATCGGCGAAATGTATTGCCGCAAATGGACGGAAATGTACGGTTTGCGAACGGTAGCCTTTCGCTTGGCGAATGTGTACGGCCCCAGACAAAGTTCAGTAGGGGAAGGCGGCGTTATCTCTACTTTTTTAACCCAGATCAACAATGGGAAAGAAATAGTTTTGCATGGGGATGGCAGCCAAACGAGAGATTTTATTTATGTAGAGGATGTAGCTGATGCTATTTTCCGTTCCGTTACCGCGGATGATACCGGTGTGATGAATTTGTCTACGAATCAGGAAAGCAGCATTAATGAGCTGATTGACGTTCTCGGGGCTAACCAGCCTCTCCAGGGAATCTTACGAAGGGAAAAACGCCCAGGAGACGTAGATAAGTCGGTTTTGGATAATACGCGGGCAAAGAGAAGGCTAGATTGGATCCCGATGTATTCATTAGCGGAGGGGCTGGAAAAAACGGCGCAGTGGTATCAAGAGACCATCGCAGAGAAAGAACAAGAGCAAGAGAGCGAAGCGAAGAAAACGATCCTTTGGTTCCGTTCATGGGATGCAAGGCCGTACATAGAGAACATTCTTGCTTTCGTTCTGGTGATTTTCGCCACAGTTGGAACGGTTAATAGCGGTGTCTTTGATCTCAAGCTGATTTACATCGTGTTGATTGGCGCCATTTACGGAACGAAGCAATCCCTCTTGTCTGTTATCCTTGCTTGTGGACTTTTCATCGGAGAAAGCCTGCATAATGGACGCGATGTCGTATCGCTCTTATATGACGCGAATGTTCTGTTTCATATCGCTGTCTATTTTATTATCGGGATTGCTGTTGGTTATTCGATCGACAAACGAAACAGGGACGTACTGTCAAAGGAGCTGCAAAGGCAGGCCATTGAAGAAAAGTACGATTTTTTAAAGGACATTTACAATGATGTACTGTTGGTCAAGCAAGAATTACAGCAGCAGATCGTGAATTCGGAAGACAGCTTTGGAAAAATCTACAACATCACCAAAGAGCTGGACAGCCTCGAGCCTGAACGGGTATTGCAGAAATCGGTCAAGGTACTGGAAAGAATCATGAAGTCCGATGAGATCGCTATTTATACGATGAATCAAAATGGCTCTTTCTTGCGATTGATGGCCAAATCGAATAAAGCGGGCTTTGATCTGCCACGATCATTGAAAATGAGTGAGCATGCTTATCTTACTGAATTAATGACAATGAAGAAGATCATCGTGAATAAAGAGCTACGTCACGACATGCCCCTTATAGCAGCTCCTATTTTTGACAAGGGAAAAATGGTCGCGGTGGTCACATTGCAACAGCTCGGATTTGAAAATTTTACAATGTACACCCAAAACCTCTTCCAAGTCGCCGTTCAATTGATCTCATCCGCTTTGTCCCGTTCTCTCCGATACTTAAACTCTACACAAAAGGACCGATATCTTGAAGATACCTCTATCCTGATTCCTGCTTATTTTTCAGCAATGGTGAAGAACAAAAGGGATGCCAAGCAACAGTTGAACACTGACTTTACCCTTTTGGCAGTGGATTCAGCGCAAATGGACCATCATACTCTTTCTGCCTATATCGCCAGTTCTCTTCGCGAAGCAGATTATATGGGAATGGACGAAGCAGGAGATGTCTATATCATTCTCTCCAATTCCAACGAGGAAGAAGCCAATATCGTGATTGATAGACTTGGTAGACTCGGTATTGCATCGAGAATTGTGCAGGAGAAAGACCAGGATCGCTTCTCCCTGAAGGATGGCGTCTATGCTTAA
- a CDS encoding DUF2194 domain-containing protein — MKKNIYIILIFVAILGITIEATRSQFILQVSSNKSENSGVQTDEPKQNAISQEEIAKLVREKFLILHDPKDESSMAIARNVEQVLRYMKKEYDLADVKQFSQPDPQYMTVFVTIENLGMLANLDGLMQYAHNGGNVFFSRTPEYNDSLYRIYRKLGINSINLPIVTNGIQMTSNLLIQGEDAKIGADSIVNSSIPVELDRQAKVHAVSADNMPLLWETRYGQGKVMVYNGTNMQSAMNRGLIAGGISLLNQDFMYPIFNMKIMYIDDFPAPFRQGIEPSIYREYRKDIPSFYRDVWWPDMIRLAADYDVTYTGAIIKTYNNRVAPPFTDEEGTDSNNLITYGRDLLKLGGELGIHGYNHQSLVTDQATASHYEYKAWPDEASMAESLTYLDNYIKKVFSSYDIQVYVPPSNVLGEEGRRALKKSFPDLRVIASLYAESDSMHEYIQEFSVAEDGIVELPRITSGYSRTDIHDWYITNAITSIGVFSHFVHPDDVLDKERSNNKSWSELVKDFQLMMEELYQQYPWLRSQTASDAAAGLESYMQTDVYISHTDKKMTGYMNNFSEEMYYILRTNKKMTSLVNCTVEKIEEGVYLVHATGAKFEIGLEE; from the coding sequence GTGAAAAAAAACATCTACATCATTCTGATCTTTGTGGCGATTCTGGGGATCACCATAGAAGCTACCCGATCTCAGTTCATCCTTCAGGTGAGCAGTAATAAGTCAGAAAACTCGGGAGTGCAGACTGACGAGCCGAAGCAAAACGCGATCAGTCAAGAGGAAATCGCCAAGCTAGTAAGGGAGAAATTCCTCATTCTGCATGATCCCAAGGATGAGAGCAGCATGGCAATCGCGAGGAATGTGGAGCAAGTGCTGCGGTATATGAAAAAGGAGTACGATCTCGCTGACGTTAAGCAGTTCTCGCAGCCTGATCCACAATACATGACGGTCTTTGTCACCATAGAAAATCTGGGCATGCTAGCCAATCTCGATGGGTTGATGCAATATGCGCACAATGGTGGAAATGTGTTCTTTTCACGTACGCCTGAATACAATGACAGCTTGTACCGCATATACCGAAAACTAGGGATCAATTCCATCAATCTCCCTATCGTGACAAACGGCATTCAGATGACATCCAATCTCTTGATTCAAGGAGAAGATGCAAAAATCGGCGCAGATTCCATTGTTAATTCCTCGATTCCCGTAGAGCTGGATAGGCAAGCGAAGGTTCACGCAGTTTCTGCCGACAATATGCCGTTGCTATGGGAGACTCGGTATGGACAGGGAAAGGTCATGGTCTATAACGGGACGAATATGCAATCTGCAATGAACAGAGGACTGATTGCTGGTGGCATCAGTTTATTGAATCAAGATTTCATGTACCCCATTTTCAATATGAAAATCATGTATATTGACGATTTTCCGGCCCCTTTTCGACAGGGGATCGAGCCGAGTATTTACCGCGAGTACCGCAAAGATATTCCCAGCTTCTATCGGGATGTGTGGTGGCCGGACATGATCAGGCTTGCTGCCGATTACGATGTGACCTACACGGGAGCTATTATCAAAACCTACAATAACCGAGTTGCCCCGCCCTTCACTGATGAGGAAGGAACGGATTCGAACAATTTGATTACGTACGGCAGGGATTTGTTGAAATTAGGTGGCGAATTGGGCATCCACGGATACAATCATCAATCACTGGTTACCGATCAAGCGACGGCGAGCCATTACGAGTATAAGGCTTGGCCTGATGAAGCAAGTATGGCTGAGTCACTAACGTATCTGGACAATTATATCAAGAAGGTCTTCTCGTCATATGACATACAGGTGTATGTCCCGCCTTCCAACGTGTTGGGAGAGGAAGGGCGTCGAGCGCTGAAAAAGTCTTTCCCTGATCTGAGAGTCATTGCCTCCTTGTATGCGGAATCAGATAGCATGCACGAATACATTCAGGAGTTTTCCGTGGCCGAAGATGGCATTGTAGAGCTGCCGCGTATTACCTCAGGATACAGTCGCACAGACATTCATGATTGGTACATAACGAATGCGATCACATCCATCGGTGTTTTTTCTCATTTTGTTCACCCAGACGATGTGTTGGACAAGGAGAGAAGCAATAACAAGTCGTGGTCGGAATTGGTAAAAGACTTCCAACTCATGATGGAAGAACTTTACCAGCAGTATCCATGGCTGCGTAGCCAGACTGCTTCCGATGCGGCAGCAGGTCTTGAGAGCTATATGCAGACGGATGTATATATCTCGCATACGGATAAAAAAATGACAGGCTACATGAACAATTTCTCCGAAGAAATGTATTACATCTTGCGGACAAACAAAAAAATGACGAGCTTGGTCAATTGCACAGTAGAAAAAATAGAGGAAGGCGTCTATCTCGTGCATGCAACGGGTGCAAAATTTGAAATAGGACTGGAAGAGTAA